In a single window of the Flavobacterium sp. W4I14 genome:
- a CDS encoding tetratricopeptide (TPR) repeat protein (product_source=COG0457; cath_funfam=1.10.150.110,1.25.40.10; cleavage_site_network=SignalP-noTM; cog=COG0457; pfam=PF13174; smart=SM00028; superfamily=48452), translated as MNRLLFIIFLFLSLGANAQIFRPNQQIAPDESSLAIQYYNDGDYEKAVVLLEKLYAIPNNEAYFDIYFNTLVKLKRYDVAEKVVKREIKKNPQGDVYPIALGKLYQEKGDVQAANKIFTDVINKLPKDEFKIRNLANSFYRFENYEFAVQTFKQGRKLLGNDQLFAFELLNIYRFKKDKPMLMQEYLDVMGTMPQLLPQAEAVLASIFEDKNDYQAFQAAILRKIQKEPDAEIYIQLLTWNYIQQQEFDMALRQLIAYDKRTKADGGTLFNAIYTFVDNGAYETAIKAYDYLLTKGKDNQYYLPSKIEMLNTKYNLRTNGKYTVADLDLLAKDYQALLDENGKNRNTLFAIKKLANLQAYYLNQPSSAEKELEEAIKMPGINDQELGQLKLDLGDIYILTNQPWEAFLVYEQVSKQFEGQPVGNEARFRSAKLSFYQGNFEYSNGQCLVLKAATSQLIANDALNLSLLINDNIQTPADSNALKMYADAEMLLFRNLPERAVKKMDSIAIAFPQNSLTDAIMMSKARILIKANDFQKAADILKKVTEDFKDGIWTDDALFTLGDLYEKKLNDIAQAKIYFQKLITDYPGSMFSAEARKRFRNLRGDGV; from the coding sequence ATGAACCGCTTGCTTTTCATCATATTCTTATTTCTATCTCTTGGGGCCAATGCACAAATCTTCCGTCCCAATCAACAGATTGCACCTGATGAAAGTAGCCTGGCCATTCAATACTATAATGATGGCGATTATGAAAAAGCAGTTGTGCTACTGGAAAAACTTTATGCCATACCCAATAACGAAGCCTATTTCGATATTTACTTTAATACATTGGTAAAATTGAAGCGTTATGATGTTGCGGAGAAAGTGGTTAAAAGGGAAATAAAAAAAAATCCACAGGGCGATGTTTATCCAATAGCATTGGGCAAACTTTACCAGGAGAAGGGTGATGTGCAAGCGGCAAACAAGATTTTTACCGATGTAATTAATAAACTTCCGAAAGATGAATTTAAGATCAGGAATTTAGCCAATAGTTTTTATCGTTTTGAAAATTATGAATTTGCAGTTCAAACTTTTAAGCAGGGCAGAAAACTGTTGGGCAACGATCAACTCTTTGCCTTTGAGCTATTGAACATTTACCGTTTCAAAAAGGATAAGCCCATGCTCATGCAAGAGTACCTTGATGTCATGGGCACCATGCCTCAGCTTTTACCGCAGGCTGAAGCCGTACTGGCCTCTATTTTTGAGGACAAAAACGACTACCAAGCCTTTCAGGCAGCCATTTTAAGGAAAATACAGAAAGAGCCCGATGCCGAAATTTATATTCAGTTACTCACCTGGAACTATATTCAACAACAAGAATTTGATATGGCCCTGCGCCAGTTAATTGCGTACGATAAACGCACCAAGGCTGATGGAGGCACCTTATTTAATGCCATTTATACCTTTGTTGACAATGGCGCATACGAAACAGCGATTAAAGCCTACGATTACCTGTTAACTAAAGGAAAGGATAACCAGTATTACCTTCCTTCAAAAATAGAAATGCTGAATACCAAGTATAACCTGCGCACCAACGGGAAATATACGGTAGCCGATCTTGATCTGTTAGCGAAAGATTATCAGGCCTTACTGGACGAAAACGGCAAGAACAGAAACACACTTTTCGCAATAAAAAAACTCGCAAACCTGCAGGCTTATTATTTAAATCAACCTAGCAGTGCGGAAAAAGAACTGGAAGAAGCCATAAAAATGCCTGGCATTAACGATCAGGAGTTAGGCCAGTTAAAACTCGATTTAGGCGATATTTATATTTTAACCAACCAACCCTGGGAAGCTTTTTTAGTGTACGAGCAAGTGAGCAAACAATTTGAAGGGCAACCCGTAGGAAATGAGGCACGTTTCAGGAGTGCTAAACTTTCCTTTTATCAGGGTAATTTCGAATACAGCAATGGCCAATGCCTGGTTTTAAAGGCCGCAACTTCACAACTCATTGCAAACGACGCCTTGAACCTGAGTTTACTGATTAACGATAATATTCAAACCCCTGCAGATAGTAACGCATTAAAAATGTATGCTGATGCAGAGATGCTTTTATTCAGAAACCTCCCTGAACGTGCAGTAAAAAAAATGGACAGTATTGCCATAGCATTTCCGCAAAATAGCCTGACCGACGCGATAATGATGAGTAAAGCAAGAATTCTCATCAAAGCCAATGATTTCCAAAAAGCAGCCGATATCCTGAAAAAGGTAACTGAAGATTTTAAAGATGGCATTTGGACAGACGATGCCCTTTTTACTTTGGGCGATCTTTATGAAAAGAAATTGAACGACATTGCACAGGCCAAAATCTACTTCCAGAAACTGATTACGGATTACCCGGGGAGCATGTTCAGTGCCGAAGCCAGGAAAAGGTTTAGGAATTTACGTGGAGATGGGGTTTGA
- a CDS encoding hypothetical protein (product_source=Hypo-rule applied; smart=SM00638), translated as MQSNNKSWFNLVFIKYLQNKIQVTFKIRLISIDALAKDVLKCYI; from the coding sequence ATGCAATCAAATAATAAGTCGTGGTTCAATTTAGTATTTATAAAATACCTACAAAATAAAATACAGGTAACATTTAAAATACGTTTAATATCAATTGATGCTTTAGCTAAAGATGTATTAAAATGTTACATTTAA
- a CDS encoding dipeptidyl aminopeptidase/acylaminoacyl peptidase (product_source=COG1506; cath_funfam=2.120.10.30,3.40.50.1820; cleavage_site_network=SignalP-noTM; cog=COG1506; pfam=PF00326; superfamily=53474,69304): MLKKIFLLLMVALIWACKGTNNDTIPVDDFFKTQDKAYYRISPDGKSLSYLKLHDKKLDLFVEDLATGNSLQLTHLNGKNISFHFWTSNNELIYYAEDESKERKSDIFVINKDGSKQVQLSANEKSRLRVIEDQLIDDKYIIVASNKRDSTVFDVYRLNVRNGKMDIAAKNPGNITEWMTDNRGVLKIAVASDGVNETLMYRENENQAFAPVITNNFETTLQPVAFSESQPNILYAISNVNRDKNALVALDLKTGKEKQVLFANDTLNVVDAKYSRPQKKMLFVTCETWKKEKYYLDDSTKITYSKIDRLLPGTEWKIMDKDKMDKVFVVRTFTDKNPGSYYLYTVSENKLKKLTDISPSIKQGDMSAMKPICFKSSDNLTINGYLTLPKNKKAVNLPVVVLPHNGPAGRNSWGYNAEVQFLANRGYAVLQVNYRGSTGYGKSFYAAGFKQWSDKIQEDVNDGVKWLIAKKIANPKKIAIYGNGFGGYIALNCLYKNPDLYKCGGSNSGVINLFSYLKTIPPFLKANLQMYYEIVGNPVTDTDYMRFASPVFHADRFKAPVFIAQNPKDPRVNVAEGVQFIKELKKRNVQVIYIEKEEGPNPIVRQQSRTALYKALEEFLQENLGKK; the protein is encoded by the coding sequence ATGCTAAAAAAGATTTTTCTATTGTTAATGGTTGCATTGATCTGGGCCTGTAAAGGCACTAACAATGATACTATTCCTGTGGACGATTTTTTTAAAACGCAGGATAAGGCCTATTATCGCATTTCTCCTGACGGGAAAAGTCTTTCTTATTTAAAGCTTCATGATAAAAAACTTGATCTTTTCGTTGAAGATCTTGCTACCGGAAATAGTCTTCAGTTAACCCATTTGAATGGGAAGAATATCAGTTTTCACTTCTGGACCAGCAATAACGAGTTGATTTATTATGCTGAAGACGAATCTAAAGAGCGCAAATCGGATATTTTTGTGATCAATAAAGATGGAAGCAAGCAGGTTCAGCTGAGTGCCAACGAGAAAAGCAGGTTAAGGGTAATAGAAGATCAGTTGATTGACGATAAATACATTATTGTTGCATCCAATAAACGCGATTCGACAGTTTTCGATGTTTACCGCCTAAATGTTAGGAACGGTAAAATGGATATTGCAGCTAAAAACCCTGGAAATATTACCGAATGGATGACAGATAATAGAGGAGTGTTGAAAATTGCTGTAGCGAGTGATGGGGTGAACGAAACCTTGATGTACCGGGAAAACGAAAACCAGGCCTTTGCTCCGGTAATTACCAATAATTTCGAAACTACTTTACAGCCAGTTGCCTTCTCAGAAAGCCAACCCAATATACTTTATGCCATTTCAAATGTAAATAGGGATAAGAATGCGCTAGTGGCACTCGATTTAAAAACAGGTAAAGAAAAACAAGTGCTTTTTGCGAATGATACCTTAAATGTAGTAGATGCAAAATATTCACGGCCACAAAAGAAAATGCTTTTTGTAACCTGCGAAACCTGGAAAAAGGAAAAATATTACCTTGATGACAGTACGAAGATTACCTATTCCAAAATAGACCGGCTTTTGCCAGGTACCGAATGGAAAATTATGGATAAAGATAAAATGGACAAGGTTTTTGTGGTAAGAACATTTACCGATAAAAATCCGGGTTCTTATTATCTCTATACCGTTAGCGAGAATAAACTTAAAAAACTAACTGATATTAGCCCATCTATTAAACAGGGCGATATGAGTGCCATGAAACCGATCTGTTTTAAAAGCTCTGATAATTTAACCATTAACGGTTATTTAACCTTACCCAAAAATAAAAAGGCCGTTAATTTGCCAGTAGTGGTTCTGCCACATAATGGCCCTGCAGGGCGAAATAGTTGGGGCTATAATGCAGAAGTTCAATTCTTGGCTAACCGTGGTTATGCTGTTTTGCAGGTAAACTATCGTGGGTCTACGGGATATGGTAAATCTTTTTATGCCGCTGGTTTTAAGCAGTGGAGTGATAAAATCCAGGAAGACGTTAACGATGGCGTAAAATGGTTAATTGCCAAAAAAATTGCCAATCCTAAAAAAATCGCCATTTATGGCAATGGTTTTGGTGGTTATATTGCATTAAATTGTTTGTATAAAAATCCCGATCTTTATAAATGTGGTGGATCAAATTCAGGCGTAATCAATTTGTTTAGTTACCTGAAAACCATTCCGCCGTTTTTAAAAGCGAATTTGCAGATGTATTATGAAATTGTTGGCAATCCGGTAACCGATACCGATTATATGCGGTTTGCATCGCCTGTTTTCCATGCCGACCGGTTTAAAGCGCCTGTTTTTATAGCACAGAATCCTAAAGATCCACGTGTTAACGTAGCAGAAGGTGTTCAGTTTATTAAAGAGCTGAAAAAACGGAATGTTCAGGTTATTTATATCGAAAAGGAAGAAGGTCCAAACCCTATAGTACGTCAACAGAGTAGAACGGCCCTGTACAAAGCATTAGAAGAATTTTTACAGGAAAATCTAGGTAAGAAATAG
- a CDS encoding two-component system phosphate regulon sensor histidine kinase PhoR (product_source=KO:K07636; cath_funfam=1.10.287.130,3.30.565.10; cog=COG0642; ko=KO:K07636; pfam=PF00512,PF02518; smart=SM00387,SM00388; superfamily=55874; transmembrane_helix_parts=Outside_1_14,TMhelix_15_37,Inside_38_296,TMhelix_297_319,Outside_320_557): MALDKKSGYRKNFSLGITFIVLISILFILSLFLAFNYSKKSIENDFVSEKVNVLEQSIKPYNDFFQNKMPEISYYSGFLDSSTAAKFVDTVMLKYPFISKVTFYDTEVKNVPVKDGINANHLGIGPKSIFQFGKGIKPDSVKLYSEDDTRSFNVGSDFNAIAIKLATFVEDLDTASVPTQEELFTNFSIVNSNENKITYLNIPRREDLRAYKDMIRRKLNPAPVYQQDVLVFNLDAHKIKIINTRPLLYQTIRIEPLTYDPIDTSEENINTEIALPGAFSDFKLYLISSRSYIKKEIFIYFMPIALVLLLVYGVLLLVAFLIYRNLNINSKMFKLQYDFVNNLTHEFKTPVSVIKIAGNNIKSATTLSQREQQLYGKILDEEADKLNGLMNKLLAFTQIENKAIKLNQEEVNIVDFIESTIESHTLKHPDFKITYEVVGFKTFITDPVLLGSLFDNLAENAYKYSKPEQKKLHISAKLIKGVLVFRFADKGIGIAASELNNIFKKFFRIQNEYNQMGSVGLGLAFCKELVNFMEGEISVKSKVGSGTEFKIVLPYNS; encoded by the coding sequence ATGGCCTTAGATAAAAAAAGTGGATATCGTAAAAATTTCTCGCTCGGTATAACCTTCATTGTACTCATTTCCATTCTTTTTATTCTGTCGCTTTTTTTAGCGTTTAACTACAGTAAGAAATCGATCGAGAACGATTTTGTATCTGAGAAAGTAAATGTGCTAGAGCAAAGTATTAAGCCTTATAACGATTTCTTTCAGAATAAAATGCCAGAGATTTCATATTATAGCGGCTTTTTAGATTCTTCTACAGCAGCAAAGTTTGTAGATACCGTGATGTTAAAATATCCTTTTATCTCGAAGGTTACTTTTTACGATACAGAGGTAAAGAATGTTCCCGTAAAGGATGGGATCAATGCAAACCACTTAGGCATTGGCCCTAAATCTATTTTTCAGTTTGGTAAAGGCATTAAACCCGATTCGGTAAAATTATATTCAGAAGATGATACCAGATCTTTTAATGTAGGGAGCGATTTTAATGCAATAGCCATAAAGCTTGCCACTTTTGTTGAGGATCTGGATACAGCATCGGTACCTACACAAGAGGAATTGTTTACTAATTTTTCTATCGTTAATTCGAATGAAAATAAAATTACCTATTTAAATATTCCCCGCCGGGAAGATTTAAGGGCCTATAAAGATATGATCAGGCGGAAATTAAATCCGGCACCTGTTTATCAACAGGATGTGCTGGTTTTTAATCTCGATGCGCATAAAATCAAGATCATCAATACCAGGCCATTGCTGTACCAAACGATCAGGATTGAGCCGTTGACTTATGATCCGATTGATACTTCTGAAGAAAATATTAATACCGAAATTGCCCTGCCAGGTGCATTTTCTGATTTTAAGCTCTACCTTATTTCATCAAGATCTTACATCAAGAAAGAAATTTTTATTTATTTCATGCCGATCGCCCTGGTGCTTTTATTGGTATACGGCGTACTTTTATTGGTTGCTTTTTTGATTTACCGTAACCTGAACATCAATAGCAAAATGTTTAAGCTACAGTACGATTTTGTGAATAACCTTACGCATGAGTTTAAAACGCCCGTCAGCGTGATTAAGATTGCGGGAAACAATATTAAAAGTGCTACCACATTAAGCCAAAGGGAGCAGCAGCTTTATGGCAAGATCCTGGATGAAGAAGCCGACAAGCTGAATGGTTTAATGAACAAGTTGCTGGCCTTTACGCAGATCGAAAATAAGGCGATTAAGCTGAACCAGGAAGAAGTTAATATTGTAGATTTTATTGAAAGTACCATCGAATCGCATACGTTGAAGCATCCCGATTTTAAGATTACCTATGAGGTGGTGGGTTTTAAAACCTTTATTACCGATCCGGTATTATTGGGGAGTTTATTCGATAATCTGGCAGAAAATGCCTACAAGTATTCGAAACCAGAACAGAAAAAATTACACATTAGTGCAAAGCTGATTAAAGGGGTGCTGGTTTTCCGGTTTGCCGATAAGGGAATAGGCATCGCAGCATCAGAATTAAACAATATATTTAAGAAGTTTTTCAGGATTCAGAATGAATATAACCAAATGGGCAGTGTAGGCCTGGGTTTGGCATTCTGCAAAGAACTGGTTAACTTTATGGAGGGAGAAATCTCTGTAAAAAGTAAAGTAGGAAGCGGTACCGAATTTAAAATAGTACTGCCTTATAATAGTTAA
- a CDS encoding two-component system alkaline phosphatase synthesis response regulator PhoP (product_source=KO:K07658; cath_funfam=1.10.10.10,3.40.50.2300; cog=COG0745; ko=KO:K07658; pfam=PF00072,PF00486; smart=SM00448; superfamily=52172) — protein sequence MSKEVKILIVEDDENLRFLVAHRLKAEGYTVLEANDGEAGERMIVADQPDIVLLDWMMPGKQGAEVCENVRKQGFENLIIMMTAKAQDVDKIDAYNFGASDYITKPFNMDVLVAMLESKVKFIVNKDTAEIHRFGNMEHHPNIHTLFRDGKKIELTILENRILLYFLRNPGKVINRDELMLVVWGYNSDVNTRTLDMHIVRLRKKIELNPDNPQLLQTVRGVGYRFNAG from the coding sequence ATGTCAAAAGAAGTAAAAATATTAATTGTAGAAGATGATGAAAATCTTCGCTTTCTTGTGGCCCACCGTTTAAAGGCTGAAGGTTATACTGTGCTTGAAGCAAATGATGGCGAAGCTGGTGAAAGAATGATTGTTGCCGATCAGCCTGATATAGTATTATTGGATTGGATGATGCCGGGTAAACAGGGCGCCGAAGTTTGCGAGAATGTGCGCAAGCAAGGATTCGAAAACCTGATCATTATGATGACTGCTAAAGCGCAGGATGTAGATAAAATTGACGCCTATAACTTTGGCGCATCTGATTATATCACCAAACCATTTAATATGGATGTTTTGGTTGCGATGTTGGAGAGCAAGGTGAAATTTATCGTGAATAAAGATACGGCCGAAATTCACCGTTTTGGTAATATGGAACACCATCCAAACATCCACACGCTGTTTAGAGATGGAAAGAAAATCGAGTTAACGATATTGGAAAACCGTATTCTCCTTTATTTCTTGCGGAACCCGGGTAAAGTAATCAACCGTGATGAATTGATGTTGGTGGTGTGGGGCTACAACTCTGATGTGAATACCAGAACGCTTGATATGCATATTGTTCGTTTACGCAAGAAGATAGAACTGAACCCTGATAACCCACAATTGTTACAGACAGTTAGGGGGGTAGGTTATCGCTTTAATGCGGGATAA
- a CDS encoding putative MPP superfamily phosphohydrolase (product_source=COG1408; cath_funfam=3.60.21.10; cog=COG1408; ko=KO:K07098; pfam=PF00149; superfamily=56300; transmembrane_helix_parts=Inside_1_6,TMhelix_7_29,Outside_30_41,TMhelix_42_64,Inside_65_68,TMhelix_69_91,Outside_92_416) translates to MGRLPFIIAACIFIIAFDIYCYKAIIAVFKKWKPNTKRVFAIAYWSYSLLLIFGVFCGIYLNLFLTLRAIILVAFFLTVACKMAMLPFLILDDLRRLFIKIFRRNKKSEVSTAQNTTAEPISRSEFLVKAGLVAAAVPLTSLSWGIISGAYDYQVRRVNLILPNLPKAFDGITMGQISDIHSGSFYNKTAVKGGVEMLLGEKPDFVFFTGDLVNNLTNEVRDYQDIFSKVKAPLGVYSTLGNHDYGDYFFGKESSPAKVKNLKDMVDVHKVMGYDLLMNENRKLKVDGEEIGILGIENWGMGRFPKYGKMELAVQNTDDLPVKLLLSHDPSHWRGEVLKKYPQIDAMFSGHTHGMQFGVRFKEVQWSPVQYIYKEWAGLYQEQKQQLYVNVGYGFLGYPGRVGILPEITIFSLKRA, encoded by the coding sequence ATGGGAAGATTACCTTTCATCATTGCTGCCTGCATATTCATCATTGCTTTTGACATTTATTGTTACAAAGCCATTATTGCTGTTTTTAAAAAATGGAAACCGAATACTAAAAGAGTATTTGCTATTGCCTATTGGAGTTATAGCCTGCTTTTGATTTTTGGCGTTTTCTGCGGCATTTACCTCAATCTTTTCCTTACGTTAAGAGCCATTATTCTGGTTGCCTTCTTTTTAACCGTTGCATGTAAAATGGCTATGCTCCCATTTTTGATTTTAGATGATTTACGAAGGTTATTCATTAAAATTTTCAGGAGGAACAAAAAAAGTGAAGTTTCAACAGCACAAAATACAACGGCAGAACCCATTTCACGCTCTGAGTTTCTGGTTAAAGCTGGATTGGTGGCAGCAGCAGTACCCTTAACTTCATTAAGCTGGGGCATTATTTCTGGCGCATACGATTATCAGGTGCGACGGGTAAATTTAATCCTCCCTAACCTACCCAAAGCTTTTGACGGAATTACCATGGGGCAGATTTCAGATATCCACTCCGGAAGTTTTTACAACAAAACAGCCGTAAAGGGCGGTGTAGAAATGCTATTGGGCGAGAAACCCGATTTCGTTTTTTTTACCGGCGATTTAGTCAATAACCTTACCAACGAGGTAAGAGATTATCAGGATATATTTTCGAAAGTAAAAGCACCTCTAGGTGTATATTCAACATTGGGAAACCACGATTATGGCGATTATTTTTTTGGCAAAGAATCTTCTCCCGCCAAGGTGAAAAACCTGAAAGATATGGTTGATGTGCATAAAGTAATGGGATACGATTTACTCATGAATGAAAACCGGAAATTAAAAGTAGATGGAGAAGAAATCGGAATTTTAGGTATCGAAAACTGGGGAATGGGCCGCTTCCCTAAATATGGAAAAATGGAGCTTGCGGTTCAAAACACAGACGATTTACCGGTTAAACTTTTGCTTAGTCACGATCCTTCGCACTGGCGTGGAGAGGTTTTAAAGAAATACCCGCAAATAGATGCGATGTTCAGTGGCCATACACATGGAATGCAGTTTGGCGTTCGTTTCAAAGAGGTTCAATGGAGCCCGGTGCAATACATCTACAAAGAATGGGCGGGTTTGTACCAGGAGCAAAAACAACAGCTTTACGTTAATGTGGGCTATGGCTTTTTAGGTTATCCGGGCAGGGTTGGTATTTTACCTGAGATAACTATTTTTTCTTTGAAGAGAGCTTAG
- a CDS encoding putative ATPase (product_source=COG3910; cath_funfam=3.40.50.300; cog=COG3910; pfam=PF13476; smart=SM00382; superfamily=52540), producing MEFNGYLLSMRLNQDNVPDGYPFNIPCIKSFEELAFHPNVTFFTGENGVGKSTLIEAIAIYLGFNAEGGSKNFNFRSAETHSDLHNFLTISKSFRKPRDGYFLRGESFYNVASEIDKLDEEPGGPKIIDSYGGLSLHEQSHGQSFWALFMNRFSGNGVYILDEPESALSATKQIAMLSKINNLVDKNAQFIITTHSPILLAYPNAYIYEMADGKTTRIKYEESEVYRVYKSFLDSPKRILDNLFTSNT from the coding sequence ATGGAGTTTAACGGATATCTTTTATCGATGAGATTAAATCAAGACAATGTTCCTGATGGATATCCGTTTAACATTCCATGTATAAAATCTTTTGAAGAATTAGCTTTTCATCCAAACGTTACATTTTTCACAGGCGAGAACGGCGTTGGTAAGTCTACATTAATTGAAGCAATCGCAATTTATCTTGGCTTTAATGCGGAGGGCGGTAGTAAAAACTTCAACTTTAGAAGTGCAGAAACACATTCTGACCTTCATAATTTTTTAACAATATCGAAAAGTTTTAGAAAGCCAAGAGATGGTTATTTTCTTAGAGGTGAGAGTTTTTACAATGTTGCCAGCGAGATTGATAAGCTAGATGAGGAGCCCGGCGGACCAAAAATTATAGATTCTTATGGCGGGCTATCTTTACATGAACAATCTCACGGACAATCGTTTTGGGCACTATTTATGAATCGATTTAGCGGAAATGGTGTTTATATCCTCGATGAGCCTGAATCGGCACTTTCGGCAACAAAACAAATTGCGATGTTGTCAAAAATCAATAATCTTGTCGATAAAAATGCTCAATTTATTATCACAACACATTCGCCGATATTATTAGCTTATCCCAATGCCTATATTTATGAAATGGCTGATGGTAAAACAACCAGGATAAAGTATGAAGAATCGGAGGTTTATAGAGTTTACAAATCCTTTTTAGATAGTCCTAAGCGAATTTTAGATAATTTATTTACCTCAAATACCTAA
- a CDS encoding magnesium chelatase subunit I (product_source=KO:K03405; cath_funfam=3.40.50.300; cog=COG1239; ko=KO:K03405; pfam=PF00158; superfamily=52540), translating to MQNTTLGELKNTGYKSRSVKEELRENLIKVLRDKKTEFEGIIGYDETVIPELQTAILSRHNILLLGLRGQAKTRIARLMVNLLDEYVPYVAGSEIFDDPLNPISWYAKNEIAIKGDDTEIAWLHRSERYTEKLATPDVTVADLIGDVDPIKAATLKLTYNDERVIHFGLIPRAHRSIFVINELPDLQARIQVALFNMLQEKDIQIRGFKLRLPLDIQFVFTANPEDYTNRGSIVTPLKDRIESQILTHYPKTIEISRKITFQEAKLTTDQKANIEADGLVKDLIEQIAFEARKSEYIDQKSGVSARLTISAYENLISTAERRMLIAGEKNTFVRLSDLAGIIPAITGKIELVYEGELEGPAHVATTLIGKAVKTLFARYFPDPEKAKKSKTANPYTEITEWFTEGNNVDVTDTLTNAQYKKALMLVPSLYDLVKKFHPKLSENQTLLLMEFVLHGLAEYSQLSKNYLNGGFGFADMFGSLFNAEFDEEEDEDDFR from the coding sequence ATGCAAAACACCACATTAGGCGAATTAAAAAACACAGGATATAAATCGAGATCTGTAAAGGAAGAGCTTAGAGAAAATCTGATTAAAGTTCTCCGCGATAAAAAAACCGAATTTGAGGGCATTATCGGCTACGATGAAACGGTGATTCCTGAATTACAAACAGCCATTTTATCGCGCCACAATATTTTACTTTTAGGCTTGCGTGGGCAGGCTAAAACACGGATTGCCCGTTTAATGGTGAACCTATTGGATGAATATGTACCATACGTGGCCGGAAGTGAAATTTTTGATGATCCGTTGAACCCGATTTCATGGTATGCTAAAAATGAAATTGCCATAAAAGGCGACGATACCGAAATTGCCTGGTTGCACCGTAGCGAAAGATATACCGAAAAACTGGCTACACCAGATGTTACCGTTGCCGATTTAATTGGCGATGTTGACCCCATTAAAGCCGCAACATTGAAATTAACCTATAATGATGAACGTGTAATCCACTTTGGTTTAATTCCGCGTGCACACCGCAGCATATTCGTGATTAATGAGCTTCCCGATTTACAGGCACGTATCCAGGTGGCATTATTTAACATGCTGCAGGAGAAAGATATCCAGATCCGTGGTTTTAAACTGCGTTTACCCCTGGATATTCAGTTTGTATTTACCGCAAACCCTGAAGATTACACCAACCGTGGAAGCATTGTTACACCTTTGAAAGATAGGATTGAAAGTCAGATTTTGACGCACTACCCTAAAACCATCGAAATTTCGCGCAAAATTACTTTCCAGGAGGCAAAATTAACCACCGATCAAAAAGCCAATATTGAAGCCGATGGATTGGTAAAGGACTTGATCGAGCAGATTGCTTTTGAAGCTCGTAAAAGTGAATATATCGATCAAAAATCAGGCGTTTCTGCCAGGTTAACCATTTCTGCTTATGAAAATTTAATCAGCACTGCTGAAAGAAGAATGCTGATTGCAGGCGAGAAAAATACTTTCGTACGTTTATCCGACCTTGCAGGAATTATCCCGGCAATAACCGGTAAAATAGAACTGGTTTACGAAGGCGAGCTGGAAGGACCAGCGCATGTAGCTACAACCTTAATCGGCAAAGCAGTTAAAACATTGTTTGCACGTTACTTTCCAGATCCAGAAAAGGCAAAGAAAAGCAAAACGGCCAATCCTTATACTGAAATAACTGAATGGTTTACGGAAGGCAACAATGTAGATGTTACTGATACTTTAACAAATGCACAGTATAAAAAAGCGCTGATGCTGGTACCAAGTTTATATGATCTGGTAAAGAAGTTTCATCCTAAATTAAGCGAAAATCAAACTTTATTGTTAATGGAGTTCGTATTGCATGGTTTAGCTGAATATTCGCAATTGAGCAAAAATTACTTAAATGGCGGCTTTGGTTTCGCTGATATGTTTGGCAGTTTATTTAACGCCGAATTTGACGAAGAAGAAGATGAGGACGATTTCAGATAA